GCCGTGCGCGAGGCGAGCCACGGCGACGCGGCCCTCGGCTCACGTCTGCTCGTGTGGACGTTCGCGGGCGCCGCCGCCTGGTTCAACTGGGTGCACGCGCCGCGGGGGCTGGGCCACGCCGGCGCCCCGCAGTTCTTCGCGGGCATGTCGCTCTCGGCGGCGGTCCTCTTCGACCGCGCGCTGAAGCAGACCCGCAGGGCCGCGCTGCGCGAGCAGGGTCTGGTGCCGCGACCGCTGCCGCAGATCCGCATCGTGCGGTGGCTGCGGGCTCCGCGTGAGACCTTCGGGGCGTGGTCGCTGATGCTCCTCGAAGGCGTACGCACCCTGGACGAGGCCGTCGAGGAGGTCCGGGAGGACCGCCGCGAGAAGGAACAGACGCGGCTGCGCAGGCGCGATCAGGAGAAGCTGGAGCGCGCGCAGCTCAAGGCCCTCAGCCGGGGCCACCGGAACTGGCAGGGCCGTGGCGGCGGCCGCCAGGTGGACGTGCAGGCCGTCGCACCGGCCGCCGGGTCCGCGCAGGTCGGCGCGGACCCTGCCATAGCGGCGCAGGAACAGCTGCCGGTACGCTCCCGTCCCTCCCTCCAGGCCGTCAGGAACGGCCCTGACGGTGCCGCCCCCGTGGCCCCCGTCACCGTCGACCTCACGGCCGAGGACGACACGCAGGCCCTGCCCCGGCTCGACTCGCTGGAGCGGAAACTGAAAGACCTGGAGCAGCAGTTCGGCTGACCGGGCCCGTACGGCGGCGGCAGGCTCAGGCCGCGCCGCCGCCGTCGAGCTCGAACCAGACCGCCTTCCCCACGCCGTGCGCCCGGACTCCCCAGGCGTCGGCGAGGGACTGCACCAGGATCAGGCCCCTGCCGCTCGTACCGTCGTCGGCGTTCGGTACCTGCGGCTCGGGCCGGTGGCCCACGAAGTCCCGCACCTCCACACGCAGGCCGTGCGGGCCGACGGTCGCCGTGACGACCGCCTCGTGATCGGTGTGCACCAGTGCGTTCGTGACCAGTTCACTGGTGAGGAGTTCGGCGATCTCGCTCTTTCCCGGTTTTCCCCAGTGCCGCAGAAGCTCCCTGAGGGCTTTCCTGACCTCGGACACCGCGCGCAGATCCGCTCTCCCCAGCCGCCGCGTGAGTTGACCCTCGTCGGGTCCGCCCCGCGTGTCACCGGTCCTCTCGTCCCGTGTTTCCGGTGAAGAGGCCCCGAGATTGCCGGGACCGCCCCCTCGTGAGTGCCTCGTCATGACCCCCGCCCACAATGCGATGTCTATGCCTCCCTTTCGAACAGCCTCACGGGATGCATGCCCCGGGCCGGTCACGGCACGCTTGTCGAATCCTCAATCAACGGCGGGGGGTGCATCCTCGAGTTGGGGGGAAGTGAAGCGGTGGACCCCACCGTCGAGCGTCCCGAGGAGCACGAGTGCACGACGACAGACTGCTGGTGGAAGGACGCCTGGAGCGGGCGCTGCGCCAGTTCATCCGGCCCGCCCAGTACACCCGGCGCACGCCGCTGACCCTCTCGGTGTGGCACGCGCCGGGCGAGCCGGTGCCCGTGGGGACCGCGCTCGAAGCGGAGTACGAGCCCTTCGAGACCGGCACCGCGTGGGGAAATCCCTGGTCGACCAGTTGGTTCCGCATTCAGGGGCAGGTGCCCGACGAGTGGCGCGGGCGCCGTGTCGAAGTCGTGATCGACCCCGGGTTCACGGGCGACGGGCCCGGCTTCCAGGCGGAGGGACTCGTCTACGACGCGGCCGGCGTCCCCCTCAAAGGCGTTCACCCGCGCAATCGGCATATTCCGGTGGCCTCTCCTGCTCAGGGCGGCGAACCGGTGCACCTACTTCTCGAAGCGGCGGCCAATCCGGCCGTTCTGCACGACTTCGTGCCGACACCCCTGGGCGACGTCCTGACCGCAGGCAATACCCCGATCTACCGATTCGCGTCTGCCGACCTCGCCGTACTCAACGAGGACGTATGGCAGCTGATCCTCGACATCGAGGTCCTTTCCGAGCTCATGCCGGAACTGGACGCCGACCGTCCGCGTCGGCACGAGATCCTGCGCGCCCTGGAGGACATGCTCGACGCGCTCGATCTGCACGACGTGCCGGGCACGGCCGCCGCCGCGCGGGCGGAACTCGCCGACGTCCTGGCGCGGCCCGCGCACGCCAGCGCCCACCGCGTATCGGCAGCCGGACACGCGCACATCGACTCGGCGTGGCTGTGGCCCCTGCGCGAGACGGTGCGCAAGGCCTCGCGGACCTTCGCCAATGTGACGGCGCTGGCCGAGGAGTATCCGGAGCTGGTCTTCGCCTGCTCGCAGGCCCAGCAGTACGCATGGGTCAAGGAGCACCAGCCGCACATCTGGGAGCGCATCAAGAAGGCGGTCGCGGACGGCACCTGGGCGCCGGTGGGCTCGATGTGGGTCGAGTCGGACGCCAACATGCCGGGCGGCGAGGCTCTCGCCCGGCAGATCACACACGGCATGCGGTTCTTCCGCGAGGAGCTCGGCGTCGAGACGGAGGAGATCTGGCTGCCGGACTCCTTCGGCTACACCGCGGCCTTCCCGCAGCTGGCGAAGCTCGCGGGCGTCCGCTGGTTCCTCACGCAGAAGCTGAGCTGGAACCAGTCCAACAAGATGCCGCACCACACCTTCTGGTGGGAGGGCATCGACGGGACCCGGGTCTTCACCCACTTCCCGCCCGTGGACACCTACAACTCGCAGTTCCACGGCGCCGAACTCGCCCACGCCGAGCGGAACTTCGCCGACAAGGGACGTGCCACCCGCTCACTGGTGCCCTTCGGCTGGGGCGACGGCGGGGGCGGACCCACCCGCGAGATGATGGAGCGGGCGCGCCGTCTGCGCTCCCTGGAGGGCTCACCGCGCGTCGAGATCGAGAAGCCGTCGGCGTTCTTCGCGGCGGCCGAGGAGGAGTACGGCGCGCAGGCCCCCGTCTGGTCCGGCGAGCTCTACCTGGAGCTGCACCGCGCCACGTACACCACCCAGGCCGCCACCAAGCGCGGCAACCGGCGCAGCGAACACGCCCTGCGCGAGGCCGAGTTGTGGTGCACGGCGGCCGCGGTGCGCGATCCCGCGTACGTCTATCCGTACGACACCCTCGACCGGCTGTGGAAGACGGTGCTGCTGCACCAGTTCCACGACATCCTGCCCGGCTCGTCGATCGCCTGGGTGCACCGGGAGGCACGCGACACCTACGAACGGGTCCTGGCCGAGCTCGACGAGATCACGGCGTCGGCCGTGCGGTCCCTGGGCGCGGGCGGACCCGCGGTGCTCAACGCCTCGCCGTATCCGCGCAGCGAGGTCGTCGACCCGGGTGACGGCATGCTGGTGCGGGTCGACGTGCCCGCCCTCGGCACGCAGAGCATCGACGCGGCACGGGACGCCGGGGCGGGCGCGGTCGCGCACACCACCGGCGACACGATCCTGCTCACCAACGAGCACCTGAGCGTCACCGTCGACGCGGCCGGGCTGCTCGCCTCCGTCAAGGACCTGGACGCGGGCCGCGAGGTGCTCGCCGCCCCCGGCAACCTCCTCCAGCTGCACCCCGACCACCCCACGCACTACGACGCGTGGGACCTCGACAAGCACTACCGGCGCCGGCACACCGACCTCACGGACGCCGACTCCGTCGAGCTCGTCGAGGACGGGCCGCTGCGGGTCGCGGTGCGGGTCGTGCGGACCTTCGGCGCGTCGCGGATCACGCAGGAGATCCGGCTCGCGGCGGGCAGCAGGCGTCTGGACGTCGTCACGGACGTCGACTGGCGGGAGTCTGAGAAGGTCCTCAAGGCGGCGTTCCCCCTCGACGTGCACGCCGAACGGTCCGCCGCCGAGATCCAGTTCGGCCATGTGCACCGGCCGACGCACGCCAACACGGGCTGGGACGCGGCGCGCTACGAGATCTGCGCCCACCGCTGGCTGCGGGTGGCGGAGGAGGGGTACGGCGTCGCGGTGCTCAACGACGCGACGTACGGCCACGACGTGACGCGCACCGAGCACGGCGACACGCTCGGCACCACGGTCCGCCTCACGCTGCTGCGGGCCCCGCACAGCCCGGACCCGGAGACCGACCAGGGCAGGCACCGCTTCACGTACGCGCTGCTGCCCGGGGCCGGGACCGGCGACGCGGTGGCCGAGGGCCTCGCGCTCAACCTGCCGCTGCGCGTCACGGACTCCCCCGTCCTGCCGTCCCTGGTGGACGTCGACCATCCGGGGGTCACGGTCGAGTCGGTGAAGCTCGCCGACGACCGCGGCGGCGACGTGATCGTACGGCTCTACGAGTCGCGCGGCGGGCGGGCGGCGACCACGCTCCGCACGTCCTTCCCGGTCGCGCGGGCGGAGGTGACGGACCTGCTGGAACGTCCGCTGCACGAGGCGGGGACCGGCGAGGCCGGGCTCGCGCTCGCGCTGCGGCCGTTCCAGATCGTCACGCTGCGGCTGCGCCCGGCCTGACGCGTTCCGGTGCCGGGGCCGGGGGAGCTGGGCAGGCCCCTACGGCCTCGGCACGTTCCGCAGGTTGGAGCGGGCCATCTGGAGCATCCGGCCCACCCCGCCGTCCAGGACGATCTTGCTGGCGGAAAGGGCGAAGCCGGTCACCATGTCCGAGCTGATCTTGGGCGGGATCGAGAGGGCGTTGGGGTCGGTCACGATGTCGACGAGGGCTGGGCCCTTGTGCGCGAAGGCGTCCTTGAGGGCGCTCGCGAGCTGCTTGGGCTTCTCCACCCGTACGCCGTAGGCACCCGCGGCGCGGGCGACGGCGGCGAAGTCCGGGTTGTGGTTCGCCGTGCCGTAGTTGGGCAGCCCCGCCACCAGCATCTCCAGCTCCACCATGCCCAGCGAGGAGTTGTTGAACAGCACGACCTTCACCGGCAGGTCGTGCTGGACGAGGGTGAGGAAATCACCCATCAGCATGGAGAAACCGCCGTCGCCCGACATCGACACGACCTGCCGCTTCCGGTCGACGAACTGGGCGCCGATCGCCTGCGGCAGGGCGTTCGCCATCGAGCCGTGGCTGAAGGAGCCGATGATGCGGCGCTTGCCGTTCGGGGTGAGATAGCGGGCCGCCCACACGTTGCACATGCCGGTGTCGACGGTGAACACCGCGTCGTCGGCGGCGAGGTCGTCGAGGACCGAGGCGACGTACTCGGGGTGGATCGGGACGTGCTTCTCGACCTTGCGCGTGTACGCCTTCACCACGCCTTCCAACGCGTCGGCGTGCTTCTTCAGCATCTTGTCGAGGAACTTGCGGTTCGACTTCGGCGAGACGCGCGGGGTCAGACAGCGCAGCGTCTCGCGCACGTCGCCCCAGACGGCGAGGTCCAGCTTCGAGCGGCGGCCGAGGCGCTCGGGCCGGACGTCGACCTGGACGATCTTCACGTCGTCCGGCAGGAAGGCGTTGTACGGGAAGTCGGTCCCGAGCAGGATCAGCAGATCGCATTCATGTGTGGCTTCATAGGCGGCGCCGTAGCCCAGCAGGCCGCTCATGCCCACGTCGTAAGGGTTGTCGTACTGGATCCACTCCTTGCCGCGCAGGGCGTGGCCCACCGGCGACTTCACCTTCTCGGCGAACTCCATCACCTCGGCGTGCGCGCCCGCCGTGCCGCTGCCGCAGAACAGGGTGACCCGGTCGGCCTCGTCGATCATCGCGGCGAGCTGCTCGATCTCCGCGTCGCCGGGCCGCACGGAGGGACGCGACGTGACCAGCGCGGTCTCGCCGCCCTGCTCCGGCGCGGGCTCGCCCGCGACATCACCGGGCAGCGACACCACACTCACACCGCTCTGCCCGACGGCGTTCTGGATGGCGGTCTGCAGCAGCCGCGGCATCTGCTTCGGCGTCGAGATCAGCTCGCTGTAGTGACTGCACTCGCGGAACAGCTGGTCCGGGTGGGTCTCCTGGAAGTACCCGAGCCCGATCTCGCTCGAAGGGATCTGTGCGGCGAGCGCGAGAACGGGGGCCATGGAGCGGTGCGCGTCGTACAGACCGTTGATCAGGTGGAGGTTGCCGGGGCCGCAGGAGCCCGCGCAGGCGGCGAGGTTCCCGGTGATCTGGGCCTCGGCACCGGCCGCGAAGGCGGCGGTCTCCTCGTGCCGCACCTGGACCCAATCGATGTCCTTGGTGCGTCGGATGGCGTCCACGACCGGGTTGAGGCTGTCGCCGACGACTCCGTACAGGCGCTTGACGCCCGCGCGCACGAGGATGTCGACGAACTGCTCGGCGACGTTCTGCTTGGCCATGCTGTACGCACCTTCCGACGCTGGTGAACCGTGATTCACCCCGTGTGACCCGTGGACCAGGACTTCACTCGCACTTCGTCCCTGTCTCTGGTCCATGAATTCACAGGTGCGGCGGTCATGCCTCCCAGACCGCGGCGGCGGTGCGGTCGTCGGCGTATCCCTTGACCCTGACCTGGATGTCGGCCAGGAACGCGGCGAGGCCCGGCGGGCCGCCCTTCTCCCATCTGCGGGTGAGGTGTTCGGCGAGCTCGGGCTCGCCGCGCAGCGGCTCGGCGAGGCCCTCGCTGCACAGGACGAGCGTGTCACCCGGGCGGGCGACGGAGGCGCGGAAACGGAAGGGGTCGCGGGGCGGCTCGGGGGCGGGTTCGTACGGGCTCGGGGGTGTGGTGATCCCCAGCTCCATGGTGAGCCGATCGCTCTCCTCCGTCTGCCGGGGCGGGGGCGGCGAGCCGAAGCCGACGACGGCCTCACCGGTCGCGTCGGCGACGCGCGGCTCGATGTCCTGCCACTCGCCGTCGCGCAGCCGGAAGAGGCCGCCCGCGCCGACGCCGAAGAACACGCGCGTGCGGCACGCCGGGTCGGCGGGCAGCAGCAGACACCTCAGGGACGCGGCGTACTCGTCCGGCTCAAGGCCCAGGTCGACGGCGTGCGCGCGGAGCTTGCCGAGGCTGCGGTCGGTGAGGCGGTGCAGGCCCGACTTCAGGTCGCCGCGCCGGGCGGCCCTGATGTCCTCGGCGAGCCGGGCGTGACTGCGACCGACGGCCCGTCCGATCCAGTCGCACGCCTCGGCGGCGGCGCGGTGCGCGCCGGGGGTGGCGCGAGCACCGGTCGCCATGGCGACAAGAACCAAAGCATCCTCCCCGCTCCCGAACCGAGCGGTGAGCAGCGCGTCGCGCCGGGGCTCGCCCCGGTACCGGGCGGAGTCCCCGCGCACGGAGGCGGCCCGCAGCGTACCGGCCCCGTACCGGGCCCCGTCCAACACGGTGTCGGCGACGAGGTCCCCGAGGTCGTCGGGATCGGCGGCGGGCAACACGGTCGGCTCGGCCTCATAGGTGGGCGGCCCGTCCCCCACGTAGGGGGCACCGTCATCGGCCGGTCGCGGAGACGCACCGTGGGAGCCGGGCGGAAGCGCCCCGACCCGGTCCCCTTCCGTGGCCGCGTCGGAACAGTCACCCCCGGCCTGCCCACCCGGAAAGGTCACGGGCCCACCGGGACGGGTGGGAGGCGCCCACGGAGCGGGGGCGGTGAAGGTGGGAGGGGTACGCGGGGCGGGGGGCCGGGCGGGACGGGCGGGACGTTCGGGAATGGCGGGGGGCTCGGGGGGTTCCGGCCGGTCGGCCGGGGTGCGGGAGGCCCCCGGAGGGTGGGGCGGACCGGCCGCGCCGGGCGGTGCGTCGTCGCCACGGGGGCGCGGGGCGGCGGAGGGGGCAGGAGGTGCCGGCGGGCCCGACGGTGCGCGGGGCGGCCCGACCGTATCGGGCCGGGGGGACGCGGAGGGGCCTGAAGGGCCCGGCTGCTCGGGGGCGGGGCCGGGCGGGCTTGCCGCGTCGGCTGACGCGTTGCCGCCGTGGGAGGGCCTCGGAGCTTCCGGCCGACCTGCCGGGGTGCGGGCGGCCGGTGGGGCCGGAGGTGGGGCGGGCGGGTCGGGTGATGTGCCGCCGCCGGGGCCAGGGGAGGCGGAGGGCTCCGCAGGCCACGGTTGAGCGGGGGCGGGAGGCTGGGGTGGGGTCTCCGGGGTGTTGGCTGCGGCGCCGGGGGCGTCCGCGTCGCGTCCGGACCCGGGGCGGACGTCGACGGGGGCCGGAGAGGCATCCCCAGTGGGCGGGCGCTGCGCCGGGAAGGCGTCCTGGAGCGCGTTGGACGCCGAGGCGTATCTGTCGTCCAGGGTGTCCGGCGCCAAAGACGGGCCCGTGTCCGGCGCGGCGTCGTCGTACAGCTGTCCCCACCAGTCGTCGTCGCGACCGCCGGGCCTGTCCCCCTGCTGGCTCATGCCCCTAATTTTCCACCGCGACGGCCGCACGAAAACGGTGCATCCGGAAATTCCGGCCATCTCGGCGACGAAGGCGACGACAAGGGCCGCCGGGCGGGCCCACCCCCCACAGGAGGACCGCCCGGCGGGACCAGGGTGGCTAGCGCACGTCGTAGGCGCGGGCCACGGTTTGTGTGACGGAGTTGCCGTGGGCGTCCGTCAGTCGGGTTCTCAGCCAGACCGGCTTGCCGGAAGCGTCCGCGTGGTTCACGGTCGCGCTCCACTTTCCGCCGTGCTCGGCGGTGGTCGCCGCCGTCCACGTCC
The window above is part of the Streptomyces venezuelae genome. Proteins encoded here:
- a CDS encoding ATP-binding protein, which codes for MTRHSRGGGPGNLGASSPETRDERTGDTRGGPDEGQLTRRLGRADLRAVSEVRKALRELLRHWGKPGKSEIAELLTSELVTNALVHTDHEAVVTATVGPHGLRVEVRDFVGHRPEPQVPNADDGTSGRGLILVQSLADAWGVRAHGVGKAVWFELDGGGAA
- a CDS encoding pyruvate dehydrogenase encodes the protein MAKQNVAEQFVDILVRAGVKRLYGVVGDSLNPVVDAIRRTKDIDWVQVRHEETAAFAAGAEAQITGNLAACAGSCGPGNLHLINGLYDAHRSMAPVLALAAQIPSSEIGLGYFQETHPDQLFRECSHYSELISTPKQMPRLLQTAIQNAVGQSGVSVVSLPGDVAGEPAPEQGGETALVTSRPSVRPGDAEIEQLAAMIDEADRVTLFCGSGTAGAHAEVMEFAEKVKSPVGHALRGKEWIQYDNPYDVGMSGLLGYGAAYEATHECDLLILLGTDFPYNAFLPDDVKIVQVDVRPERLGRRSKLDLAVWGDVRETLRCLTPRVSPKSNRKFLDKMLKKHADALEGVVKAYTRKVEKHVPIHPEYVASVLDDLAADDAVFTVDTGMCNVWAARYLTPNGKRRIIGSFSHGSMANALPQAIGAQFVDRKRQVVSMSGDGGFSMLMGDFLTLVQHDLPVKVVLFNNSSLGMVELEMLVAGLPNYGTANHNPDFAAVARAAGAYGVRVEKPKQLASALKDAFAHKGPALVDIVTDPNALSIPPKISSDMVTGFALSASKIVLDGGVGRMLQMARSNLRNVPRP
- a CDS encoding protein phosphatase 2C domain-containing protein, producing MAGISGCTVFVRPSRWKIRGMSQQGDRPGGRDDDWWGQLYDDAAPDTGPSLAPDTLDDRYASASNALQDAFPAQRPPTGDASPAPVDVRPGSGRDADAPGAAANTPETPPQPPAPAQPWPAEPSASPGPGGGTSPDPPAPPPAPPAARTPAGRPEAPRPSHGGNASADAASPPGPAPEQPGPSGPSASPRPDTVGPPRAPSGPPAPPAPSAAPRPRGDDAPPGAAGPPHPPGASRTPADRPEPPEPPAIPERPARPARPPAPRTPPTFTAPAPWAPPTRPGGPVTFPGGQAGGDCSDAATEGDRVGALPPGSHGASPRPADDGAPYVGDGPPTYEAEPTVLPAADPDDLGDLVADTVLDGARYGAGTLRAASVRGDSARYRGEPRRDALLTARFGSGEDALVLVAMATGARATPGAHRAAAEACDWIGRAVGRSHARLAEDIRAARRGDLKSGLHRLTDRSLGKLRAHAVDLGLEPDEYAASLRCLLLPADPACRTRVFFGVGAGGLFRLRDGEWQDIEPRVADATGEAVVGFGSPPPPRQTEESDRLTMELGITTPPSPYEPAPEPPRDPFRFRASVARPGDTLVLCSEGLAEPLRGEPELAEHLTRRWEKGGPPGLAAFLADIQVRVKGYADDRTAAAVWEA
- a CDS encoding DUF2637 domain-containing protein, translated to MRLTDISLDWLLPGGVLLLGLLVAVAVLTRGKRGHAKAAKGSASDESWERSEERRRRKEAVYGTASYVLLFCCAAVAAALSFHGLVGFGRQNLSLSGGWEYLVPFGLDGAAMFCSVLAVREASHGDAALGSRLLVWTFAGAAAWFNWVHAPRGLGHAGAPQFFAGMSLSAAVLFDRALKQTRRAALREQGLVPRPLPQIRIVRWLRAPRETFGAWSLMLLEGVRTLDEAVEEVREDRREKEQTRLRRRDQEKLERAQLKALSRGHRNWQGRGGGRQVDVQAVAPAAGSAQVGADPAIAAQEQLPVRSRPSLQAVRNGPDGAAPVAPVTVDLTAEDDTQALPRLDSLERKLKDLEQQFG
- a CDS encoding alpha-mannosidase — protein: MHDDRLLVEGRLERALRQFIRPAQYTRRTPLTLSVWHAPGEPVPVGTALEAEYEPFETGTAWGNPWSTSWFRIQGQVPDEWRGRRVEVVIDPGFTGDGPGFQAEGLVYDAAGVPLKGVHPRNRHIPVASPAQGGEPVHLLLEAAANPAVLHDFVPTPLGDVLTAGNTPIYRFASADLAVLNEDVWQLILDIEVLSELMPELDADRPRRHEILRALEDMLDALDLHDVPGTAAAARAELADVLARPAHASAHRVSAAGHAHIDSAWLWPLRETVRKASRTFANVTALAEEYPELVFACSQAQQYAWVKEHQPHIWERIKKAVADGTWAPVGSMWVESDANMPGGEALARQITHGMRFFREELGVETEEIWLPDSFGYTAAFPQLAKLAGVRWFLTQKLSWNQSNKMPHHTFWWEGIDGTRVFTHFPPVDTYNSQFHGAELAHAERNFADKGRATRSLVPFGWGDGGGGPTREMMERARRLRSLEGSPRVEIEKPSAFFAAAEEEYGAQAPVWSGELYLELHRATYTTQAATKRGNRRSEHALREAELWCTAAAVRDPAYVYPYDTLDRLWKTVLLHQFHDILPGSSIAWVHREARDTYERVLAELDEITASAVRSLGAGGPAVLNASPYPRSEVVDPGDGMLVRVDVPALGTQSIDAARDAGAGAVAHTTGDTILLTNEHLSVTVDAAGLLASVKDLDAGREVLAAPGNLLQLHPDHPTHYDAWDLDKHYRRRHTDLTDADSVELVEDGPLRVAVRVVRTFGASRITQEIRLAAGSRRLDVVTDVDWRESEKVLKAAFPLDVHAERSAAEIQFGHVHRPTHANTGWDAARYEICAHRWLRVAEEGYGVAVLNDATYGHDVTRTEHGDTLGTTVRLTLLRAPHSPDPETDQGRHRFTYALLPGAGTGDAVAEGLALNLPLRVTDSPVLPSLVDVDHPGVTVESVKLADDRGGDVIVRLYESRGGRAATTLRTSFPVARAEVTDLLERPLHEAGTGEAGLALALRPFQIVTLRLRPA